In the Serinus canaria isolate serCan28SL12 chromosome 22, serCan2020, whole genome shotgun sequence genome, one interval contains:
- the LOC127060368 gene encoding uncharacterized protein LOC127060368 isoform X5 codes for MGMGHSLAPFIPGIPWAWSIPWHPLTLESHGHGAFPGTLYPWNPMGMGHSLAPWNSMGMEHSLAPFNPGIPWAWGIPWHPLTLESHGHGAFPGTLESHGHGAFPGTLYPCHAVIPIHPLTPLILVSNPRPLTPHPCHPSVPVCCSLLPLHLPCSPSLPSWLVLEVSQCSFPSSEVSQCSFPSSEVSQCSFPSSEVSQCSFPSSEVSQCSFPSSEVSQCSLPSSEVSQCSFPSSEVSQCSFPSSEVSQCSFPSSEVSQCSFPSSEVSQCSFPSSEVSQCSFPSSEVSQCSFPSSEVSQCSLPSSEVSQCSLPSSRGVPVLSPHFSQFQRCARGGTGAQLGWFWWL; via the exons ATGGGCATGGGGCATTCCCTGGCACCCTTTATCCCTGGAATCCCATGGGCATGGAGCATTCCCTGGCACCCTTTAACCCTGGAATCCCATGGGCATGGGGCATTCCCTGGCACCCTTTATCCCTGGAATCCCATGGGCATGGGGCATTCCCTGGCACCCTGGAATTCCATGGGCATGGAGCATTCCCTGGCACCCTTTAACCCTGGAATCCCATGGGCATGGGGCATTCCCTGGCACCCTTTAACCCTGGAATCCCATGGGCATGGGGCATTCCCTGGCACCCTGGAATCCCATGGGCATGGGGCATTCCCTGGCACCCTTTATCCCTGCCATGCTGTGATCCCAATCCATCCCCTCACACCTCTCATCCTTGTTTCCAATCCACGCCCTCTCACTCCtcatccctgccatccctctgtcccagtttgctgttctctgcttcccctccaccttccctgcagcccctctctcccctcctggcTCGTCCTAGAG GTGTCCCAGTGCTCCTTTCCCAGTTCAGAGGTGTCCCAGTGCTCCTTTCCCAGTTCAGAGGTGTCCCAGTGCTCCTTTCCCAGTTCAGAGGTGTCCCAGTGCTCCTTTCCCAGTTCAGAGGTGTCCCAGTGCTCCTTTCCCAGTTCAGAGGTGTCCCAGTGCTCCTTGCCCAGTTCAGAGGTGTCCCAGTGCTCCTTTCCCAGTTCAGAGGTGTCCCAGTGCTCCTTTCCCAGTTCAGAGGTGTCCCAGTGCTCCTTTCCCAGTTCAGAGGTGTCCCAGTGCTCCTTTCCCAGTTCAGAGGTGTCCCAGTGCTCCTTTCCCAGTTCAGAGGTGTCCCAGTGCTCCTTTCCCAGTTCAGAGGTGTCCCAGTGCTCCTTTCCCAGTTCAGAGGTGTCCCAGTGCTCCTTGCCCAGTTCAGAGGTGTCCCAGTGCTCCTTGCCCAGTTCCAGAGGTGTCCCAGTGCTCTCTCCCCACTTTTCCCAGTTCCAGAGGTGTGCCAGGGG
- the LOC127060368 gene encoding uncharacterized protein LOC127060368 isoform X20 — MGMGHSLAPFIPGIPWAWSIPWHPLTLESHGHGAFPGTLYPWNPMGMGHSLAPWNSMGMEHSLAPFNPGIPWAWGIPWHPLTLESHGHGAFPGTLESHGHGAFPGTLYPCHAVIPIHPLTPLILVSNPRPLTPHPCHPSVPVCCSLLPLHLPCSPSLPSWLVLEVSQCSLPSSEVSQCSFPSSEVSQCSFPSSEVSQCSFPSSEVSQCSFPSSEVSQCSFPSSEVSQCSFPSSEVSQCSLPSSEVSQCSFPSSEVSQCSFPSSEVSQCSLPSSRGVPVLSPHFSQFQRCARGGTGAQLGWFWWL, encoded by the exons ATGGGCATGGGGCATTCCCTGGCACCCTTTATCCCTGGAATCCCATGGGCATGGAGCATTCCCTGGCACCCTTTAACCCTGGAATCCCATGGGCATGGGGCATTCCCTGGCACCCTTTATCCCTGGAATCCCATGGGCATGGGGCATTCCCTGGCACCCTGGAATTCCATGGGCATGGAGCATTCCCTGGCACCCTTTAACCCTGGAATCCCATGGGCATGGGGCATTCCCTGGCACCCTTTAACCCTGGAATCCCATGGGCATGGGGCATTCCCTGGCACCCTGGAATCCCATGGGCATGGGGCATTCCCTGGCACCCTTTATCCCTGCCATGCTGTGATCCCAATCCATCCCCTCACACCTCTCATCCTTGTTTCCAATCCACGCCCTCTCACTCCtcatccctgccatccctctgtcccagtttgctgttctctgcttcccctccaccttccctgcagcccctctctcccctcctggcTCGTCCTAGAGGTGTCCCAGTGCTCCTTGCCCAGTTCAGAGGTGTCCCAGTGCTCCTTTCCCAGTTCAGAGGTGTCCCAGTGCTCCTTTCCCAGTTCAGAGGTGTCCCAGTGCTCCTTTCCCAGTTCAGAGGTGTCCCAGTGCTCCTTTCCCAGTTCAGAGGTGTCCCAGTGCTCCTTTCCCAGTTCAGAGGTGTCCCAGTGCTCCTTTCCCAGTTCAGAGGTGTCCCAGTGCTCCTTGCCCAGTTCAGAGGTGTCCCAGTGCTCCTTTCCCAGTTCAGAGGTGTCCCAGTGCTCCTTTCCCAGTTCAGAG GTGTCCCAGTGCTCCTTGCCCAGTTCCAGAGGTGTCCCAGTGCTCTCTCCCCACTTTTCCCAGTTCCAGAGGTGTGCCAGGGG
- the LOC127060368 gene encoding uncharacterized protein LOC127060368 isoform X12: MGMGHSLAPFIPGIPWAWSIPWHPLTLESHGHGAFPGTLYPWNPMGMGHSLAPWNSMGMEHSLAPFNPGIPWAWGIPWHPLTLESHGHGAFPGTLESHGHGAFPGTLYPCHAVIPIHPLTPLILVSNPRPLTPHPCHPSVPVCCSLLPLHLPCSPSLPSWLVLEVSQCSLPSSEVSQCSFPSSEVSQCSFPSSEVSQCSFPSSEVSQCSFPSSEVSQCSFPSSEVSQCSFPSSEVSQCSFPSSEVSQCSFPSSEVSQCSFPSSEVSQCSFPSSEVSQCSLPSSEVSQCSLPSSRGVPVLSPHFSQFQRCARGGTGAQLGWFWWL; encoded by the exons ATGGGCATGGGGCATTCCCTGGCACCCTTTATCCCTGGAATCCCATGGGCATGGAGCATTCCCTGGCACCCTTTAACCCTGGAATCCCATGGGCATGGGGCATTCCCTGGCACCCTTTATCCCTGGAATCCCATGGGCATGGGGCATTCCCTGGCACCCTGGAATTCCATGGGCATGGAGCATTCCCTGGCACCCTTTAACCCTGGAATCCCATGGGCATGGGGCATTCCCTGGCACCCTTTAACCCTGGAATCCCATGGGCATGGGGCATTCCCTGGCACCCTGGAATCCCATGGGCATGGGGCATTCCCTGGCACCCTTTATCCCTGCCATGCTGTGATCCCAATCCATCCCCTCACACCTCTCATCCTTGTTTCCAATCCACGCCCTCTCACTCCtcatccctgccatccctctgtcccagtttgctgttctctgcttcccctccaccttccctgcagcccctctctcccctcctggcTCGTCCTAGAGGTGTCCCAGTGCTCCTTGCCCAGTTCAGAGGTGTCCCAGTGCTCCTTTCCCAGTTCAGAGGTGTCCCAGTGCTCCTTTCCCAGTTCAGAGGTGTCCCAGTGCTCCTTTCCCAGTTCAGAG GTGTCCCAGTGCTCCTTTCCCAGTTCAGAGGTGTCCCAGTGCTCCTTTCCCAGTTCAGAGGTGTCCCAGTGCTCCTTTCCCAGTTCAGAGGTGTCCCAGTGCTCCTTTCCCAGTTCAGAGGTGTCCCAGTGCTCCTTTCCCAGTTCAGAGGTGTCCCAGTGCTCCTTTCCCAGTTCAGAGGTGTCCCAGTGCTCCTTTCCCAGTTCAGAGGTGTCCCAGTGCTCCTTGCCCAGTTCAGAGGTGTCCCAGTGCTCCTTGCCCAGTTCCAGAGGTGTCCCAGTGCTCTCTCCCCACTTTTCCCAGTTCCAGAGGTGTGCCAGGGG
- the LOC127060368 gene encoding uncharacterized protein LOC127060368 isoform X14, producing the protein MGMGHSLAPFIPGIPWAWSIPWHPLTLESHGHGAFPGTLYPWNPMGMGHSLAPWNSMGMEHSLAPFNPGIPWAWGIPWHPLTLESHGHGAFPGTLESHGHGAFPGTLYPCHAVIPIHPLTPLILVSNPRPLTPHPCHPSVPVCCSLLPLHLPCSPSLPSWLVLEVSQCSFPSSEVSQCSFPSSEVSQCSFPSSEVSQCSFPSSEVSQCSFPSSEVSQCSFPSSEVSQCSFPSSEVSQCSFPSSEVSQCSFPSSEVSQCSFPSSEVSQCSLPSSEVSQCSLPSSRGVPVLSPHFSQFQRCARGGTGAQLGWFWWL; encoded by the exons ATGGGCATGGGGCATTCCCTGGCACCCTTTATCCCTGGAATCCCATGGGCATGGAGCATTCCCTGGCACCCTTTAACCCTGGAATCCCATGGGCATGGGGCATTCCCTGGCACCCTTTATCCCTGGAATCCCATGGGCATGGGGCATTCCCTGGCACCCTGGAATTCCATGGGCATGGAGCATTCCCTGGCACCCTTTAACCCTGGAATCCCATGGGCATGGGGCATTCCCTGGCACCCTTTAACCCTGGAATCCCATGGGCATGGGGCATTCCCTGGCACCCTGGAATCCCATGGGCATGGGGCATTCCCTGGCACCCTTTATCCCTGCCATGCTGTGATCCCAATCCATCCCCTCACACCTCTCATCCTTGTTTCCAATCCACGCCCTCTCACTCCtcatccctgccatccctctgtcccagtttgctgttctctgcttcccctccaccttccctgcagcccctctctcccctcctggcTCGTCCTAGAG GTGTCCCAGTGCTCCTTTCCCAGTTCAGAGGTGTCCCAGTGCTCCTTTCCCAGTTCAGAGGTGTCCCAGTGCTCCTTTCCCAGTTCAGAG GTGTCCCAGTGCTCCTTTCCCAGTTCAGAGGTGTCCCAGTGCTCCTTTCCCAGTTCAGAGGTGTCCCAGTGCTCCTTTCCCAGTTCAGAGGTGTCCCAGTGCTCCTTTCCCAGTTCAGAGGTGTCCCAGTGCTCCTTTCCCAGTTCAGAGGTGTCCCAGTGCTCCTTTCCCAGTTCAGAGGTGTCCCAGTGCTCCTTTCCCAGTTCAGAGGTGTCCCAGTGCTCCTTGCCCAGTTCAGAGGTGTCCCAGTGCTCCTTGCCCAGTTCCAGAGGTGTCCCAGTGCTCTCTCCCCACTTTTCCCAGTTCCAGAGGTGTGCCAGGGG
- the LOC127060368 gene encoding uncharacterized protein LOC127060368 isoform X13: MGMGHSLAPFIPGIPWAWSIPWHPLTLESHGHGAFPGTLYPWNPMGMGHSLAPWNSMGMEHSLAPFNPGIPWAWGIPWHPLTLESHGHGAFPGTLESHGHGAFPGTLYPCHAVIPIHPLTPLILVSNPRPLTPHPCHPSVPVCCSLLPLHLPCSPSLPSWLVLEVSQCSLPSSEVSQCSFPSSEVSQCSFPSSEVSQCSFPSSEVSQCSFPSSEVSQCSFPSSEVSQCSFPSSEVSQCSLPSSEVSQCSFPSSEVSQCSFPSSEVSQCSFPSSEVSQCSFPSSEVSQCSLPSSRGVPVLSPHFSQFQRCARGGTGAQLGWFWWL, from the exons ATGGGCATGGGGCATTCCCTGGCACCCTTTATCCCTGGAATCCCATGGGCATGGAGCATTCCCTGGCACCCTTTAACCCTGGAATCCCATGGGCATGGGGCATTCCCTGGCACCCTTTATCCCTGGAATCCCATGGGCATGGGGCATTCCCTGGCACCCTGGAATTCCATGGGCATGGAGCATTCCCTGGCACCCTTTAACCCTGGAATCCCATGGGCATGGGGCATTCCCTGGCACCCTTTAACCCTGGAATCCCATGGGCATGGGGCATTCCCTGGCACCCTGGAATCCCATGGGCATGGGGCATTCCCTGGCACCCTTTATCCCTGCCATGCTGTGATCCCAATCCATCCCCTCACACCTCTCATCCTTGTTTCCAATCCACGCCCTCTCACTCCtcatccctgccatccctctgtcccagtttgctgttctctgcttcccctccaccttccctgcagcccctctctcccctcctggcTCGTCCTAGAGGTGTCCCAGTGCTCCTTGCCCAGTTCAGAGGTGTCCCAGTGCTCCTTTCCCAGTTCAGAGGTGTCCCAGTGCTCCTTTCCCAGTTCAGAGGTGTCCCAGTGCTCCTTTCCCAGTTCAGAGGTGTCCCAGTGCTCCTTTCCCAGTTCAGAGGTGTCCCAGTGCTCCTTTCCCAGTTCAGAGGTGTCCCAGTGCTCCTTTCCCAGTTCAGAGGTGTCCCAGTGCTCCTTGCCCAGTTCAGAGGTGTCCCAGTGCTCCTTTCCCAGTTCAGAGGTGTCCCAGTGCTCCTTTCCCAGTTCAGAGGTGTCCCAGTGCTCCTTTCCCAGTTCAGAGGTGTCCCAGTGCTCCTTTCCCAGTTCAGAG GTGTCCCAGTGCTCCTTGCCCAGTTCCAGAGGTGTCCCAGTGCTCTCTCCCCACTTTTCCCAGTTCCAGAGGTGTGCCAGGGG
- the LOC127060368 gene encoding uncharacterized protein LOC127060368 isoform X8 produces the protein MGMGHSLAPFIPGIPWAWSIPWHPLTLESHGHGAFPGTLYPWNPMGMGHSLAPWNSMGMEHSLAPFNPGIPWAWGIPWHPLTLESHGHGAFPGTLESHGHGAFPGTLYPCHAVIPIHPLTPLILVSNPRPLTPHPCHPSVPVCCSLLPLHLPCSPSLPSWLVLEVSQCSLPSSEVSQCSFPSSEVSQCSFPSSEVSQCSFPSSEVSQCSFPSSEVSQCSFPSSEVSQCSFPSSEVSQCSFPSSEVSQCSFPSSEVSQCSFPSSEVSQCSFPSSEVSQCSFPSSEVSQCSLPSSEVSQCSLPSSRGVPVLSPHFSQFQRCARGGTGAQLGWFWWL, from the exons ATGGGCATGGGGCATTCCCTGGCACCCTTTATCCCTGGAATCCCATGGGCATGGAGCATTCCCTGGCACCCTTTAACCCTGGAATCCCATGGGCATGGGGCATTCCCTGGCACCCTTTATCCCTGGAATCCCATGGGCATGGGGCATTCCCTGGCACCCTGGAATTCCATGGGCATGGAGCATTCCCTGGCACCCTTTAACCCTGGAATCCCATGGGCATGGGGCATTCCCTGGCACCCTTTAACCCTGGAATCCCATGGGCATGGGGCATTCCCTGGCACCCTGGAATCCCATGGGCATGGGGCATTCCCTGGCACCCTTTATCCCTGCCATGCTGTGATCCCAATCCATCCCCTCACACCTCTCATCCTTGTTTCCAATCCACGCCCTCTCACTCCtcatccctgccatccctctgtcccagtttgctgttctctgcttcccctccaccttccctgcagcccctctctcccctcctggcTCGTCCTAGAGGTGTCCCAGTGCTCCTTGCCCAGTTCAGAGGTGTCCCAGTGCTCCTTTCCCAGTTCAGAGGTGTCCCAGTGCTCCTTTCCCAGTTCAGAGGTGTCCCAGTGCTCCTTTCCCAGTTCAGAGGTGTCCCAGTGCTCCTTTCCCAGTTCAGAG GTGTCCCAGTGCTCCTTTCCCAGTTCAGAGGTGTCCCAGTGCTCCTTTCCCAGTTCAGAGGTGTCCCAGTGCTCCTTTCCCAGTTCAGAGGTGTCCCAGTGCTCCTTTCCCAGTTCAGAGGTGTCCCAGTGCTCCTTTCCCAGTTCAGAGGTGTCCCAGTGCTCCTTTCCCAGTTCAGAGGTGTCCCAGTGCTCCTTTCCCAGTTCAGAGGTGTCCCAGTGCTCCTTGCCCAGTTCAGAGGTGTCCCAGTGCTCCTTGCCCAGTTCCAGAGGTGTCCCAGTGCTCTCTCCCCACTTTTCCCAGTTCCAGAGGTGTGCCAGGGG
- the LOC127060368 gene encoding uncharacterized protein LOC127060368 isoform X16, which translates to MGMGHSLAPFIPGIPWAWSIPWHPLTLESHGHGAFPGTLYPWNPMGMGHSLAPWNSMGMEHSLAPFNPGIPWAWGIPWHPLTLESHGHGAFPGTLESHGHGAFPGTLYPCHAVIPIHPLTPLILVSNPRPLTPHPCHPSVPVCCSLLPLHLPCSPSLPSWLVLEVSQCSLPSSEVSQCSFPSSEVSQCSFPSSEVSQCSFPSSEVSQCSFPSSEVSQCSFPSSEVSQCSFPSSEVSQCSLPSSEVSQCSFPSSEVSQCSFPSSEVSQCSFPSSEVSQCSLPSSRGVPVLSPHFSQFQRCARGGTGAQLGWFWWL; encoded by the exons ATGGGCATGGGGCATTCCCTGGCACCCTTTATCCCTGGAATCCCATGGGCATGGAGCATTCCCTGGCACCCTTTAACCCTGGAATCCCATGGGCATGGGGCATTCCCTGGCACCCTTTATCCCTGGAATCCCATGGGCATGGGGCATTCCCTGGCACCCTGGAATTCCATGGGCATGGAGCATTCCCTGGCACCCTTTAACCCTGGAATCCCATGGGCATGGGGCATTCCCTGGCACCCTTTAACCCTGGAATCCCATGGGCATGGGGCATTCCCTGGCACCCTGGAATCCCATGGGCATGGGGCATTCCCTGGCACCCTTTATCCCTGCCATGCTGTGATCCCAATCCATCCCCTCACACCTCTCATCCTTGTTTCCAATCCACGCCCTCTCACTCCtcatccctgccatccctctgtcccagtttgctgttctctgcttcccctccaccttccctgcagcccctctctcccctcctggcTCGTCCTAGAGGTGTCCCAGTGCTCCTTGCCCAGTTCAGAGGTGTCCCAGTGCTCCTTTCCCAGTTCAGAGGTGTCCCAGTGCTCCTTTCCCAGTTCAGAGGTGTCCCAGTGCTCCTTTCCCAGTTCAGAGGTGTCCCAGTGCTCCTTTCCCAGTTCAGAGGTGTCCCAGTGCTCCTTTCCCAGTTCAGAGGTGTCCCAGTGCTCCTTTCCCAGTTCAGAGGTGTCCCAGTGCTCCTTGCCCAGTTCAGAGGTGTCCCAGTGCTCCTTTCCCAGTTCAGAGGTGTCCCAGTGCTCCTTTCCCAGTTCAGAGGTGTCCCAGTGCTCCTTTCCCAGTTCAGAG GTGTCCCAGTGCTCCTTGCCCAGTTCCAGAGGTGTCCCAGTGCTCTCTCCCCACTTTTCCCAGTTCCAGAGGTGTGCCAGGGG
- the LOC127060368 gene encoding uncharacterized protein LOC127060368 isoform X2 yields the protein MGMGHSLAPFIPGIPWAWSIPWHPLTLESHGHGAFPGTLYPWNPMGMGHSLAPWNSMGMEHSLAPFNPGIPWAWGIPWHPLTLESHGHGAFPGTLESHGHGAFPGTLYPCHAVIPIHPLTPLILVSNPRPLTPHPCHPSVPVCCSLLPLHLPCSPSLPSWLVLEVSQCSFPSSEVSQCSFPSSEVSQCSFPSSEVSQCSFPSSEVSQCSFPSSEVSQCSFPSSEVSQCSLPSSEVSQCSFPSSEVSQCSFPSSEVSQCSFPSSEVSQCSFPSSEVSQCSFPSSEVSQCSFPSSEVSQCSFPSSEVSQCSLPSSEVSQCSLPSSRGVPVLSPHFSQFQRCARGGTGAQLGWFWWL from the exons ATGGGCATGGGGCATTCCCTGGCACCCTTTATCCCTGGAATCCCATGGGCATGGAGCATTCCCTGGCACCCTTTAACCCTGGAATCCCATGGGCATGGGGCATTCCCTGGCACCCTTTATCCCTGGAATCCCATGGGCATGGGGCATTCCCTGGCACCCTGGAATTCCATGGGCATGGAGCATTCCCTGGCACCCTTTAACCCTGGAATCCCATGGGCATGGGGCATTCCCTGGCACCCTTTAACCCTGGAATCCCATGGGCATGGGGCATTCCCTGGCACCCTGGAATCCCATGGGCATGGGGCATTCCCTGGCACCCTTTATCCCTGCCATGCTGTGATCCCAATCCATCCCCTCACACCTCTCATCCTTGTTTCCAATCCACGCCCTCTCACTCCtcatccctgccatccctctgtcccagtttgctgttctctgcttcccctccaccttccctgcagcccctctctcccctcctggcTCGTCCTAGAG GTGTCCCAGTGCTCCTTTCCCAGTTCAGAGGTGTCCCAGTGCTCCTTTCCCAGTTCAGAGGTGTCCCAGTGCTCCTTTCCCAGTTCAGAGGTGTCCCAGTGCTCCTTTCCCAGTTCAGAGGTGTCCCAGTGCTCCTTTCCCAGTTCAGAGGTGTCCCAGTGCTCCTTTCCCAGTTCAGAGGTGTCCCAGTGCTCCTTGCCCAGTTCAGAGGTGTCCCAGTGCTCCTTTCCCAGTTCAGAGGTGTCCCAGTGCTCCTTTCCCAGTTCAGAGGTGTCCCAGTGCTCCTTTCCCAGTTCAGAGGTGTCCCAGTGCTCCTTTCCCAGTTCAGAGGTGTCCCAGTGCTCCTTTCCCAGTTCAGAGGTGTCCCAGTGCTCCTTTCCCAGTTCAGAGGTGTCCCAGTGCTCCTTTCCCAGTTCAGAGGTGTCCCAGTGCTCCTTGCCCAGTTCAGAGGTGTCCCAGTGCTCCTTGCCCAGTTCCAGAGGTGTCCCAGTGCTCTCTCCCCACTTTTCCCAGTTCCAGAGGTGTGCCAGGGG
- the LOC127060368 gene encoding uncharacterized protein LOC127060368 isoform X9 → MGMGHSLAPFIPGIPWAWSIPWHPLTLESHGHGAFPGTLYPWNPMGMGHSLAPWNSMGMEHSLAPFNPGIPWAWGIPWHPLTLESHGHGAFPGTLESHGHGAFPGTLYPCHAVIPIHPLTPLILVSNPRPLTPHPCHPSVPVCCSLLPLHLPCSPSLPSWLVLEVSQCSLPSSEVSQCSFPSSEVSQCSFPSSEVSQCSFPSSEVSQCSFPSSEVSQCSFPSSEVSQCSFPSSEVSQCSLPSSEVSQCSFPSSEVSQCSFPSSEVSQCSFPSSEVSQCSFPSSEVSQCSFPSSEVSQCSLPSSRGVPVLSPHFSQFQRCARGGTGAQLGWFWWL, encoded by the exons ATGGGCATGGGGCATTCCCTGGCACCCTTTATCCCTGGAATCCCATGGGCATGGAGCATTCCCTGGCACCCTTTAACCCTGGAATCCCATGGGCATGGGGCATTCCCTGGCACCCTTTATCCCTGGAATCCCATGGGCATGGGGCATTCCCTGGCACCCTGGAATTCCATGGGCATGGAGCATTCCCTGGCACCCTTTAACCCTGGAATCCCATGGGCATGGGGCATTCCCTGGCACCCTTTAACCCTGGAATCCCATGGGCATGGGGCATTCCCTGGCACCCTGGAATCCCATGGGCATGGGGCATTCCCTGGCACCCTTTATCCCTGCCATGCTGTGATCCCAATCCATCCCCTCACACCTCTCATCCTTGTTTCCAATCCACGCCCTCTCACTCCtcatccctgccatccctctgtcccagtttgctgttctctgcttcccctccaccttccctgcagcccctctctcccctcctggcTCGTCCTAGAGGTGTCCCAGTGCTCCTTGCCCAGTTCAGAGGTGTCCCAGTGCTCCTTTCCCAGTTCAGAGGTGTCCCAGTGCTCCTTTCCCAGTTCAGAGGTGTCCCAGTGCTCCTTTCCCAGTTCAGAGGTGTCCCAGTGCTCCTTTCCCAGTTCAGAGGTGTCCCAGTGCTCCTTTCCCAGTTCAGAGGTGTCCCAGTGCTCCTTTCCCAGTTCAGAGGTGTCCCAGTGCTCCTTGCCCAGTTCAGAGGTGTCCCAGTGCTCCTTTCCCAGTTCAGAGGTGTCCCAGTGCTCCTTTCCCAGTTCAGAGGTGTCCCAGTGCTCCTTTCCCAGTTCAGAGGTGTCCCAGTGCTCCTTTCCCAGTTCAGAGGTGTCCCAGTGCTCCTTTCCCAGTTCAGAG GTGTCCCAGTGCTCCTTGCCCAGTTCCAGAGGTGTCCCAGTGCTCTCTCCCCACTTTTCCCAGTTCCAGAGGTGTGCCAGGGG